A window from Streptomyces sp. NBC_00299 encodes these proteins:
- a CDS encoding aminoglycoside phosphotransferase family protein — protein MTQAPTPTADTVRRLVRSLLKNGADDSAGPEVRPAATGAEPATWWVGTRHVLRLASDREAAARQRRELRLRDLVRPHVPVTVPTSVAYGEWAPGLTCTLDTKVPGGAGGQHDVSAVGEADLAGLLTGLREVPVRQAETLGVPRAAPRSLEGLRRAAERAAARLDAADEFDAAAVRQLTQQAAVQLAAQSATAVLVHHALTGDHLVVSADGRVRGVLGWADTVLGDPAEDIAGLALAVGSPAAVRAATLAGYGARPCLRGLWLARCDAVVRLADRLAGKGESPPPLLRAQLRHAWEPILLERVTELREDDGEEEL, from the coding sequence AACGGCGCGGACGACTCGGCCGGACCCGAGGTCCGCCCTGCCGCCACGGGCGCCGAGCCCGCCACCTGGTGGGTCGGCACCCGCCATGTGCTGCGGCTCGCGAGCGACCGTGAGGCCGCCGCCCGCCAGCGCCGCGAGCTGCGCCTGCGCGACCTCGTCCGCCCGCACGTCCCCGTCACGGTGCCGACGAGCGTCGCCTACGGCGAGTGGGCACCCGGACTGACCTGCACGCTGGACACCAAGGTGCCCGGCGGGGCGGGCGGGCAGCACGACGTGTCCGCCGTCGGCGAGGCCGACCTGGCCGGACTGCTCACGGGACTGCGCGAGGTCCCGGTACGGCAAGCGGAGACGCTCGGCGTGCCGCGCGCCGCGCCGCGCTCCCTGGAGGGCCTGCGCCGGGCCGCCGAACGTGCCGCGGCACGACTCGACGCCGCCGACGAGTTCGACGCCGCCGCCGTGCGCCAGCTCACCCAGCAGGCCGCCGTTCAGCTGGCCGCCCAGTCCGCGACGGCCGTGCTCGTCCACCACGCCCTCACCGGCGACCACCTCGTGGTCAGTGCCGACGGCCGGGTGCGCGGCGTCCTCGGCTGGGCCGACACCGTCCTGGGCGATCCCGCCGAGGACATCGCCGGCCTCGCCCTCGCCGTCGGCTCCCCGGCCGCCGTCCGCGCCGCCACCCTCGCCGGCTACGGCGCCCGCCCCTGCCTACGAGGCCTCTGGCTCGCCCGCTGCGACGCGGTCGTCCGCCTCGCGGACCGCCTCGCCGGCAAGGGCGAGTCACCGCCACCGCTGCTGAGAGCGCAGCTCCGGCACGCCTGGGAGCCGATCCTGCTGGAGCGGGTGACCGAGCTCAGGGAGGACGACGGGGAGGAGGAGTTGTAG